In Sphingomonas psychrotolerans, the following proteins share a genomic window:
- a CDS encoding MFS transporter codes for MALYVLLGFSAGLPFYMFSTVLSVRLAEHGVALAIIGFFAWVQLLPTFKFLWAPLLDKYDVPGFARFFGKRRGWIMLSQLGIFTSMLAMALFPTDTSLPLTALFAVLLAFWTTTLEVAADAWRIELAPTPEEQGPVAASNLWGYRSAMVAAGSGALLFADAAGSLAPILQSFGIEPGWQASYLLIAAGAFVPLPILASLPRQPGCGGGRSASLITGLAAAIAILLALALATAIIGWLVLGAAAGAGISSKTNVTPAVLVLCMLPFLVMAALTPRIRKLAPDAPARASAAIGPYVDFFWRYGFFAIALMGFVAVYRMGDVLALNLSKPMILDLGYTKSEIGRADGVVALVSSIIGVGLGGWMVTRWRWGVTLTIGAVFAAIGNFGFVWLSHQPHDEWLLYVATAADQFGNGMAGAVFVVYLSMLVNPLYPGAQYAFLSGFAFLLPRLLSGAGGQIVEWLDSRGLRGFDLFFLASGVISLAALLFLPLLMRARPRPDDREAA; via the coding sequence ATGGCGCTCTACGTACTGCTCGGCTTCTCGGCCGGGCTGCCCTTCTACATGTTTTCGACGGTGCTCAGCGTACGGCTCGCCGAACACGGCGTCGCGCTGGCGATCATCGGTTTCTTCGCGTGGGTGCAACTGCTGCCCACCTTCAAGTTTCTCTGGGCGCCGTTGCTCGACAAATACGATGTTCCCGGCTTTGCGCGCTTCTTCGGCAAGCGCCGCGGCTGGATCATGCTGTCGCAGCTCGGAATCTTCACTTCGATGCTCGCGATGGCGCTGTTCCCCACCGATACCAGCCTGCCGCTCACTGCATTGTTCGCAGTGCTGCTCGCCTTCTGGACCACCACGCTTGAAGTCGCTGCCGACGCGTGGCGGATCGAACTCGCACCCACGCCCGAGGAGCAGGGGCCGGTCGCCGCGTCGAACCTGTGGGGCTATCGGAGCGCAATGGTCGCGGCAGGCAGCGGGGCGCTGCTCTTTGCCGATGCCGCAGGCAGCCTCGCGCCGATACTGCAGAGCTTCGGAATCGAGCCGGGCTGGCAGGCCTCCTATCTGTTGATCGCCGCGGGCGCGTTCGTGCCGCTGCCGATCCTCGCCTCGCTGCCGCGTCAGCCCGGCTGCGGCGGCGGGCGCAGCGCATCGCTGATCACCGGACTGGCCGCGGCAATCGCGATCCTGCTCGCCCTGGCGCTGGCGACGGCGATTATCGGTTGGCTGGTTCTCGGCGCCGCCGCGGGCGCAGGGATAAGCTCGAAGACCAACGTCACGCCGGCCGTGCTCGTCCTCTGCATGCTGCCCTTCCTCGTCATGGCCGCGCTCACTCCGCGCATCCGCAAGCTCGCGCCCGACGCCCCGGCGCGCGCCTCGGCGGCGATCGGGCCTTATGTGGATTTCTTCTGGCGCTACGGCTTCTTCGCGATCGCGCTGATGGGCTTCGTCGCGGTCTATCGGATGGGCGACGTGCTCGCGCTCAATCTGTCCAAGCCGATGATCCTCGACCTCGGCTATACCAAGAGCGAGATCGGCCGCGCCGACGGCGTGGTCGCGCTCGTGTCGAGCATCATCGGCGTGGGGCTCGGCGGGTGGATGGTGACGCGCTGGCGCTGGGGCGTGACGCTGACCATTGGCGCGGTCTTCGCTGCGATCGGCAATTTCGGCTTTGTCTGGCTCTCGCACCAGCCGCACGACGAATGGCTGCTCTACGTCGCCACCGCCGCCGACCAGTTCGGCAACGGCATGGCTGGCGCAGTGTTCGTCGTCTACCTCTCGATGCTGGTGAACCCGCTTTATCCCGGCGCGCAATATGCCTTCCTGTCGGGCTTCGCCTTCCTGCTGCCGCGCCTGCTCTCCGGCGCCGGCGGGCAGATCGTCGAATGGCTCGACAGCCGCGGCCTGCGCGGTTTCGACCTGTTCTTCCTCGCCTCGGGCGTGATCAGCCTCGCGGCCTTGCTGTTCCTGCCCTTGCTGATGCGCGCCAGACCGCGCCCCGACGATCGCGAGGCCGCATGA
- a CDS encoding TonB-dependent receptor domain-containing protein: MVGITAFRNLLVSGTAFAALAGAMPVFAQTSTDQSTPEAATPTGAALPVSDAAQSTEPQARDNEILVTGSRIRQDPNNSALPLQIITTQEIQRNGISSPEQLIMFLSTNGSGADNLASNADVTSGAQRGTNGLSAANLRGQGAAATLVLLNGRRVAAHGLTGGAVDVNQIPFAAIERVEVLKDGASAIYGTDAVGGVINFITRKDYQGLGFNGFTDVTEAGGGSIYRLSGIAGYGDLAEDGFNLMGAVAYSWNKALRGEDRPFVNGYQPNRGLSIDTRGTPIATAFNIGANTRPNSITGAGTLLTGLNLVAPNGANAAAGGINILDLPGGAGCESMDGGLPYDEALWNAPTAYYACAWDTGRAAVLQQPINTLTYYGRGVVNLGMGHQMSLEITGSDATSAKRFSNAQLTANTTNLAIAYPLNSLTATTYNSVFNAIRAAFPAQAAALDGRYGRPIGYRWRCIACDTREYVTNTKTLRAAFGVEGPMFEGWDYRAGASYAKSESSSVLGTGYYYRGTLGNGDYDPNAPAVAGAAPITGLSGQQYVPRGLVGVMNSGLINPFSTAQTPEGLAALESVSAYGATLYGGQYEVKQFDVSVSGPLFRIWGGDIQLAVGADVRRETYEFNGSDAAAATAPVIFLAAFDNINALTPKNRTVKAAYAEMLVPILPGLEITGAVRIDEYTGFGSTTNPKVSVKFRPIDQIMFRGSYNTGFRVPSFNQIFNGITEATYAGSDLADPVLCPGGVPTSTVGSGQPCAQIRPEIYTGGNRELGPETAKQLSAGVVIQPAPLFSLSVDWWMINVDNTIQTLTLRQLIDNAALFPERFLRDPPGTGIILGIDQRWINAGSRRTQGLEVSLRGGHEFNGGNRVIAGLDGTLLLKKREKLTPTAQYGPSLIGVFSFAGDLGVRWKHNAFVSFSNEDVALSLSQIFRKGYRNGALPGIAAGTVTRPEYNAFVKDYIVYNLSLSYTGLAPGYKLTAGVRNLFDTKPPFAITYDGNTGAGGSWEPRVADPRGRSFTMGVEVKF, from the coding sequence ATGGTTGGTATTACGGCGTTCAGGAATCTTCTTGTTTCGGGGACGGCGTTCGCCGCGCTGGCCGGCGCAATGCCGGTGTTCGCGCAAACCAGTACCGATCAGTCTACCCCCGAGGCGGCGACGCCGACCGGCGCGGCGCTGCCGGTCTCGGATGCCGCGCAAAGCACAGAACCGCAGGCCCGCGACAACGAGATCCTCGTCACCGGCTCGCGCATCCGCCAGGATCCGAACAATTCGGCGCTGCCCCTGCAGATCATCACCACGCAGGAGATCCAGCGCAACGGCATCAGCAGCCCTGAACAGCTGATCATGTTCCTGAGCACCAACGGCAGCGGCGCGGACAATCTCGCCTCGAACGCCGATGTGACTTCGGGCGCGCAGCGCGGCACCAACGGGCTTTCGGCTGCGAATTTGCGCGGCCAGGGCGCCGCCGCGACGCTGGTGCTGCTCAACGGCCGCCGCGTCGCGGCGCACGGCCTCACCGGCGGGGCGGTCGACGTCAACCAGATCCCGTTCGCGGCGATCGAGCGAGTCGAAGTGCTGAAGGACGGCGCTTCGGCGATCTATGGGACCGACGCGGTCGGCGGGGTGATCAACTTCATCACGCGGAAAGACTATCAGGGTCTCGGCTTCAACGGCTTCACCGACGTCACCGAGGCGGGCGGCGGCAGCATCTACCGGCTCTCGGGCATCGCCGGCTATGGCGATCTCGCCGAGGACGGCTTCAACCTCATGGGCGCCGTCGCCTATAGCTGGAACAAGGCGCTGCGCGGCGAGGATCGCCCGTTCGTCAACGGGTACCAGCCCAATCGCGGGCTCTCGATCGACACCCGCGGCACGCCGATCGCGACTGCGTTCAACATCGGCGCCAACACCCGGCCGAACAGCATCACGGGGGCCGGCACCCTGCTCACCGGCCTGAACCTGGTCGCCCCCAATGGCGCCAATGCCGCCGCCGGCGGGATCAACATCCTCGACCTGCCGGGCGGCGCGGGCTGCGAATCGATGGACGGCGGACTGCCTTATGACGAGGCGCTGTGGAACGCGCCGACCGCTTATTATGCCTGTGCCTGGGATACCGGCCGCGCCGCCGTGCTCCAGCAGCCGATCAACACGTTGACCTATTATGGCCGCGGCGTGGTCAATCTGGGCATGGGCCACCAGATGTCGCTCGAGATCACGGGCTCGGACGCGACCTCGGCCAAGCGCTTCTCCAATGCGCAGCTCACGGCGAACACTACCAACCTCGCCATCGCCTATCCGCTCAACAGCCTGACCGCGACGACCTACAACAGCGTGTTCAACGCGATCCGCGCGGCCTTCCCGGCGCAGGCGGCGGCACTCGACGGCCGCTATGGCCGGCCGATCGGCTATCGCTGGCGCTGCATCGCCTGCGACACGCGCGAATATGTCACCAACACCAAGACCCTGCGTGCGGCGTTCGGCGTCGAGGGTCCGATGTTCGAGGGCTGGGACTATCGTGCGGGCGCGTCCTATGCGAAGAGCGAATCCTCCTCGGTGCTCGGCACCGGCTATTATTATCGCGGCACCCTGGGCAACGGCGACTATGATCCGAACGCCCCGGCCGTCGCCGGCGCGGCGCCGATCACCGGGCTAAGCGGGCAACAATATGTCCCCCGCGGCCTCGTCGGCGTGATGAACAGCGGCCTGATCAATCCGTTCAGCACCGCCCAGACTCCCGAGGGCCTCGCCGCGCTGGAGTCGGTGTCGGCATATGGCGCCACGCTCTATGGCGGCCAGTATGAAGTGAAGCAGTTCGACGTGTCGGTGTCGGGGCCGCTGTTCCGCATCTGGGGCGGCGACATCCAGCTGGCCGTCGGCGCCGACGTGCGCCGCGAGACCTACGAGTTCAACGGCTCCGACGCCGCGGCGGCGACCGCGCCGGTGATCTTCCTCGCGGCGTTCGACAACATCAACGCGCTGACCCCGAAGAACCGCACCGTCAAGGCGGCCTATGCCGAAATGCTGGTGCCGATCCTGCCCGGGCTCGAAATCACCGGGGCGGTCCGCATCGACGAATATACGGGCTTCGGGTCGACCACCAATCCGAAGGTTTCGGTCAAGTTCCGCCCGATCGATCAGATCATGTTCCGCGGATCATACAATACCGGCTTTCGCGTGCCTTCGTTCAACCAGATATTCAACGGCATCACCGAAGCGACCTATGCCGGCAGCGATCTAGCCGATCCGGTTTTGTGCCCGGGCGGCGTGCCCACCAGCACGGTCGGCAGCGGGCAGCCTTGTGCGCAGATCCGTCCGGAAATCTACACGGGCGGAAACCGCGAACTCGGCCCCGAGACCGCGAAGCAGCTCAGCGCGGGCGTCGTGATCCAGCCGGCGCCGTTGTTCAGCCTCTCGGTCGACTGGTGGATGATCAACGTCGACAACACGATCCAGACGCTCACGCTGCGCCAGTTGATCGACAATGCGGCGCTGTTTCCCGAGCGTTTCCTTCGCGACCCTCCGGGCACGGGGATCATCCTGGGAATCGATCAACGCTGGATCAACGCCGGTTCGCGCCGCACCCAGGGCCTCGAAGTCTCGCTCCGCGGTGGCCACGAGTTTAACGGCGGCAATCGCGTCATCGCCGGCCTCGACGGAACCTTGCTGCTCAAAAAGCGCGAGAAATTGACGCCGACCGCGCAATACGGCCCCAGCCTGATCGGGGTGTTCAGTTTCGCCGGCGATCTCGGCGTGCGCTGGAAGCACAATGCCTTTGTCAGCTTTTCGAACGAGGACGTCGCGCTGTCGCTCAGCCAGATCTTCCGCAAGGGTTATCGGAACGGCGCGCTGCCCGGCATCGCCGCGGGCACGGTCACCCGGCCGGAGTATAACGCGTTCGTGAAGGACTATATCGTCTACAATCTGTCGCTCAGCTACACCGGGCTCGCGCCGGGCTACAAGCTGACGGCGGGTGTGCGGAACTTGTTCGATACCAAACCGCCCTTTGCGATCACCTATGACGGCAACACCGGCGCGGGCGGCTCATGGGAGCCGCGCGTCGCGGACCCGCGCGGGCGCAGCTTCACCATGGGTGTCGAAGTCAAATTCTGA